One region of Glycine max cultivar Williams 82 chromosome 9, Glycine_max_v4.0, whole genome shotgun sequence genomic DNA includes:
- the LOC100819413 gene encoding probable galactinol--sucrose galactosyltransferase 2 isoform X2, which produces MAATSTTHLFQTRMFFPPTTIAPLTSPFSTFLGPHQRLLSKGCRRIGQRRRCRHSMFVNAKLLLKDGTLSVNGKDALKGVPENVVVTPFTGSSAFIGATCADASSRLVFKLGVIQDVRLLCLYRFKIWWMIPRVGNSGRDIPIETQMLLMEAREGNSQSSKEHNSYFIFLPVLDGEFRSSLQGNSSNELELCVESGDPEVVTSQFLNAVFMNYGGHPFDLVKESMKVLSEHTGTFSLRETKQMPGMLDCFGWCTWDAFYHSVNPQGIKDGLGSLSEGGTPAKFLIIDDGWQDTVNEFQKDGEPFIEGSQFGGRLISIKENSKFRAVGDVTESGAPVSLKDFVSEIKSSFGLKYVYVWHALLGYWGGLDPNASGTKKYDPKLRYPVQSPGNLANTRDLSIDAMEKYGIGVMDPAKISEFYDDLHSYLVSQNIDGVKVDVQNILETISSGLGGRVLLTRRFQQELEKSISTNFQDNSIICCMAHNTDSTYHSKQSAITRASDDYYPKNPTTQSLHIAAIAFNSIFFGEIVVPDWDMFYSLHDAAEFHAVARAVGGCGVYVSDKPGQHDFNVLKKLVLPDGSVLRARYPGRPSRDCLFIDPVMDKKSLLKIWNLNKCGGVVGIFNCQGTGSWPGLESNAEEDITFELSGKVSPSDIEYFEEVSTGPWTQDCAVFRFNTGSLTRLSKEESFDITLKVLQCEVFTVSPIMVYNQTIQFAPIGLTNMYNSGGAVEAVDSSDSSGSKIHITGRGGGDFGAYSNLKPKSCYVNSEDLEFQFREEDNFFGVTIRAKTSSWEITICY; this is translated from the exons ATGGCTGCCACCTCCACCACCCATTTGTTCCAAACCAGAATGTTCTTTCCACCTACGACAATTGCACCACTCACTTCTCCATTTTCCACGTTCCTTGGGCCACACCAGAGGCTCCTCTCAAAAGGGTGCAGACGCATTGGTCAAAGACGGAGATGTAGACACTCCATGTTTGTGAATGCAAAACTCCTTCTCAAAGATGGCACTCTCAGTGTCAATGGCAAGGATGCATTAAAGGGTGTGCCTGAGAATGTGGTTGTAACACCATTCACTGGTTCGTCGGCTTTCATAGGGGCAACTTGTGCTGATGCCAGTTCACGCCTTGTGTTCAAGCTTGGAGTCATTCA GGATGTCAGATTACTGTGCCTATacagatttaaaatttggtggATGATACCACGAGTAGGAAACTCAGGGAGAGACATTCCTATTGAAACTCAGATGTTGCTCATGGAAGCAAGAGAAGGAAATTCACAATCATCCAAGGAACATAAttcatatttcattttcttgccGGTTCTAGATGGTGAATTTAGAAGCAGCTTGCAAGGAAATTCATCTAATGAACTTGAGCTTTGTGTTGAAAGTG GAGACCCAGAAGTAGTTACATCCCAGTTCCTAAATGCTGTTTTCATGAATTATGGAGGCCATCCATTTGATCTAGTGAAGGAATCTATGAA GGTTTTGTCAGAGCACACTGGTACTTTTTCACTGAGGGAAACCAAACAG ATGCCAGGAATGTTAGATTGCTTTGGTTGGTGCACTTGGGATGCTTTTTATCACAGTGTTAATCCTCAGGGAATCAAAGATGGACTCGGGAG TTTATCTGAAGGAGGTACACCAGCAAAATTCTTGATAATAGATGATGGATGGCAAGACACTGTGAATGAGTTTCAAAAAGATGGGGAGCCATTTATTGAAGGATCACA ATTTGGTGGCAGATTAATCAGCATCAAAGAAAACAGTAAATTCCGAGCAGTGGGAGATGTAACTGAAAGTGGGGCACCGGTTAGTCTAAAGGATTTTGTTTCAGAAATCAAGAGCTCTTTTGGTCTCAA GTATGTCTATGTATGGCATGCCCTATTGGGTTACTGGGGAGGGTTAGATCCAAATGCATCTGGAACCAAGAAGTATGATCCAAAACTTAGATATCCAGTACAGTCACCAGGGAATTTAGCAAATACAAGGGATTTATCTATTGATGCCATGGAGAAGTACGGTATCGGTGTCATGGATCCAGCTAAAATTTCAGAGTTTTATGATGATCTACACAGTTATCTTGTCTCTCAAAACATTGATGGAGTTAAGGTTGATGTTCAGAACATACTGGAAACAATTTCAAGTGGTCTAGGAGGTCGTGTTCTTCTCACTAGACGCTTTCAACAGGAGCTTGAAAAGTCCATATCTACTAACTTTCAGGACAATAGCATAATCTGCTGCATGGCTCATAACACAGACTCCACTTACCA CTCAAAACAAAGTGCAATCACACGAGCATCTGATGACTATTATCCGAAAAACCCCACAACTCAGTCTCTACATATAGCTGCTATAGCTTTCAACAGCATATTCTTTGGTGAAATTGTTGTACCGGACTGGGACATGTTCTAT AGTCTCCATGATGCAGCTGAGTTTCATGCAGTAGCTAGAGCAGTTGGAGGCTGTGGAGTATATGTAAG TGACAAACCGGGCCAGCATGATTTCAATGTACTGAAAAAGCTTGTACTTCCCGATGGATCAGTGCTCAGAGCCAGATATCCTGGGAGGCCATCGCGTGATTGTTTATTTATTGATCCAGTTATGGATAAGAAGAG CCTTCTCAAGATTTGGAACTTGAACAAATGTGGGGGAGTTGTAGGCATCTTTAATTGCCAAGGAACAGGTTCCTGGCCTGGCCTTGAAAGTAATGCTGAAGAAGACATCACTTTTGAGCTTTCAGGCAAGGTCTCTCCCTCAGATATTGAGTATTTTGAAGAGGTTTCAACAGGTCCATGGACTCAAGATTGTGCAGTTTTTCGCTTCAATACAG GTTCTCTGACACGACTATCTAAGGAAGAATCATTTGATATCACATTAAAAGTATTGCAGTGTGAAGTGTTTACTGTATCTCCTATCATG GTTTACAATCAAACTATTCAGTTTGCACCAATAGGACTAACAAACATGTATAACTCTGGTGGAGCTGTTGAAGCAGTTGACTCCAGTGATTCTTCTGGATCTAAAATACACATAACAGGTAGAGGAGGAGGTGACTTTGGAGCATACTCCAACTTAAAACCAAAGTCTTGCTATGTAAATTCTGAAGATTTGGAGTTCCAATTTAGAGAggaagataatttttttggagTAACAATTCGAGCTAAAACCAGTTCATGGGAAATCACCATCTGCTACTAA
- the LOC100819413 gene encoding probable galactinol--sucrose galactosyltransferase 2 isoform X1 — protein MAATSTTHLFQTRMFFPPTTIAPLTSPFSTFLGPHQRLLSKGCRRIGQRRRCRHSMFVNAKLLLKDGTLSVNGKDALKGVPENVVVTPFTGSSAFIGATCADASSRLVFKLGVIQYAFFSVGDVRLLCLYRFKIWWMIPRVGNSGRDIPIETQMLLMEAREGNSQSSKEHNSYFIFLPVLDGEFRSSLQGNSSNELELCVESGDPEVVTSQFLNAVFMNYGGHPFDLVKESMKVLSEHTGTFSLRETKQMPGMLDCFGWCTWDAFYHSVNPQGIKDGLGSLSEGGTPAKFLIIDDGWQDTVNEFQKDGEPFIEGSQFGGRLISIKENSKFRAVGDVTESGAPVSLKDFVSEIKSSFGLKYVYVWHALLGYWGGLDPNASGTKKYDPKLRYPVQSPGNLANTRDLSIDAMEKYGIGVMDPAKISEFYDDLHSYLVSQNIDGVKVDVQNILETISSGLGGRVLLTRRFQQELEKSISTNFQDNSIICCMAHNTDSTYHSKQSAITRASDDYYPKNPTTQSLHIAAIAFNSIFFGEIVVPDWDMFYSLHDAAEFHAVARAVGGCGVYVSDKPGQHDFNVLKKLVLPDGSVLRARYPGRPSRDCLFIDPVMDKKSLLKIWNLNKCGGVVGIFNCQGTGSWPGLESNAEEDITFELSGKVSPSDIEYFEEVSTGPWTQDCAVFRFNTGSLTRLSKEESFDITLKVLQCEVFTVSPIMVYNQTIQFAPIGLTNMYNSGGAVEAVDSSDSSGSKIHITGRGGGDFGAYSNLKPKSCYVNSEDLEFQFREEDNFFGVTIRAKTSSWEITICY, from the exons ATGGCTGCCACCTCCACCACCCATTTGTTCCAAACCAGAATGTTCTTTCCACCTACGACAATTGCACCACTCACTTCTCCATTTTCCACGTTCCTTGGGCCACACCAGAGGCTCCTCTCAAAAGGGTGCAGACGCATTGGTCAAAGACGGAGATGTAGACACTCCATGTTTGTGAATGCAAAACTCCTTCTCAAAGATGGCACTCTCAGTGTCAATGGCAAGGATGCATTAAAGGGTGTGCCTGAGAATGTGGTTGTAACACCATTCACTGGTTCGTCGGCTTTCATAGGGGCAACTTGTGCTGATGCCAGTTCACGCCTTGTGTTCAAGCTTGGAGTCATTCAGTATGCATTTTTCTCTGTTGG GGATGTCAGATTACTGTGCCTATacagatttaaaatttggtggATGATACCACGAGTAGGAAACTCAGGGAGAGACATTCCTATTGAAACTCAGATGTTGCTCATGGAAGCAAGAGAAGGAAATTCACAATCATCCAAGGAACATAAttcatatttcattttcttgccGGTTCTAGATGGTGAATTTAGAAGCAGCTTGCAAGGAAATTCATCTAATGAACTTGAGCTTTGTGTTGAAAGTG GAGACCCAGAAGTAGTTACATCCCAGTTCCTAAATGCTGTTTTCATGAATTATGGAGGCCATCCATTTGATCTAGTGAAGGAATCTATGAA GGTTTTGTCAGAGCACACTGGTACTTTTTCACTGAGGGAAACCAAACAG ATGCCAGGAATGTTAGATTGCTTTGGTTGGTGCACTTGGGATGCTTTTTATCACAGTGTTAATCCTCAGGGAATCAAAGATGGACTCGGGAG TTTATCTGAAGGAGGTACACCAGCAAAATTCTTGATAATAGATGATGGATGGCAAGACACTGTGAATGAGTTTCAAAAAGATGGGGAGCCATTTATTGAAGGATCACA ATTTGGTGGCAGATTAATCAGCATCAAAGAAAACAGTAAATTCCGAGCAGTGGGAGATGTAACTGAAAGTGGGGCACCGGTTAGTCTAAAGGATTTTGTTTCAGAAATCAAGAGCTCTTTTGGTCTCAA GTATGTCTATGTATGGCATGCCCTATTGGGTTACTGGGGAGGGTTAGATCCAAATGCATCTGGAACCAAGAAGTATGATCCAAAACTTAGATATCCAGTACAGTCACCAGGGAATTTAGCAAATACAAGGGATTTATCTATTGATGCCATGGAGAAGTACGGTATCGGTGTCATGGATCCAGCTAAAATTTCAGAGTTTTATGATGATCTACACAGTTATCTTGTCTCTCAAAACATTGATGGAGTTAAGGTTGATGTTCAGAACATACTGGAAACAATTTCAAGTGGTCTAGGAGGTCGTGTTCTTCTCACTAGACGCTTTCAACAGGAGCTTGAAAAGTCCATATCTACTAACTTTCAGGACAATAGCATAATCTGCTGCATGGCTCATAACACAGACTCCACTTACCA CTCAAAACAAAGTGCAATCACACGAGCATCTGATGACTATTATCCGAAAAACCCCACAACTCAGTCTCTACATATAGCTGCTATAGCTTTCAACAGCATATTCTTTGGTGAAATTGTTGTACCGGACTGGGACATGTTCTAT AGTCTCCATGATGCAGCTGAGTTTCATGCAGTAGCTAGAGCAGTTGGAGGCTGTGGAGTATATGTAAG TGACAAACCGGGCCAGCATGATTTCAATGTACTGAAAAAGCTTGTACTTCCCGATGGATCAGTGCTCAGAGCCAGATATCCTGGGAGGCCATCGCGTGATTGTTTATTTATTGATCCAGTTATGGATAAGAAGAG CCTTCTCAAGATTTGGAACTTGAACAAATGTGGGGGAGTTGTAGGCATCTTTAATTGCCAAGGAACAGGTTCCTGGCCTGGCCTTGAAAGTAATGCTGAAGAAGACATCACTTTTGAGCTTTCAGGCAAGGTCTCTCCCTCAGATATTGAGTATTTTGAAGAGGTTTCAACAGGTCCATGGACTCAAGATTGTGCAGTTTTTCGCTTCAATACAG GTTCTCTGACACGACTATCTAAGGAAGAATCATTTGATATCACATTAAAAGTATTGCAGTGTGAAGTGTTTACTGTATCTCCTATCATG GTTTACAATCAAACTATTCAGTTTGCACCAATAGGACTAACAAACATGTATAACTCTGGTGGAGCTGTTGAAGCAGTTGACTCCAGTGATTCTTCTGGATCTAAAATACACATAACAGGTAGAGGAGGAGGTGACTTTGGAGCATACTCCAACTTAAAACCAAAGTCTTGCTATGTAAATTCTGAAGATTTGGAGTTCCAATTTAGAGAggaagataatttttttggagTAACAATTCGAGCTAAAACCAGTTCATGGGAAATCACCATCTGCTACTAA